A single genomic interval of Eurosta solidaginis isolate ZX-2024a chromosome 3, ASM4086904v1, whole genome shotgun sequence harbors:
- the LOC137245833 gene encoding uncharacterized protein — MVDATKFIQLVENYPCLYKNNLAEYSKKDVTERAWAAIGVEMNWSLPDCKEKWKNLRSGFVRSLKPSPSGSSTKAKRPYYLHDIMQFVLPYVKPVHHSENTSNIIISEMEEQYLDEIENGSIADDNYSDCAPTKTGSLISNNLESHPAKESNFELTFSAKKRNKTARDEVDVAVLNYLKTKKGNTTSEDPKKKCF; from the exons atggtcgACGCGACTAAATTCATTCAATTGGTTGAGAATTATCCTTGcctatacaaaaataatttagcaGAATATTCGAAGAAAGATGTTACAGAAAGAGCCTGGGCAGCAATTGGTGTGGAAATGAATTGGTCAT TGCCTGATTGCAAAGAAAAGTGGAAGAACTTGCGAAGTGGCTTTGTAAGAAGTCTCAAGCCATCTCCTAGTGGATCTTCTACTAAAGCGAAGAGGCCTTACTATTTGCACGACATTATGCAATTCGTTCTTCCATATGTAAAACCAGTGCATCATTCTGAAAATACCAGCAACATTATAATATCAGAAATGGAAGAACAATATTTGGATGAAATTGAAAATGGATCAATTGCTGACGACAACTACAGCGATTGTGCCCCCACGAAGACAGGATCTTTGATCTCCAACAACCTAGAATCACATCCAGCCAAAGAAAGCAATTTTGAACTAACATTTAGTgccaagaaaagaaataaaacagcCCGAGATGAAGTCGATGTGGCGGTGCTAAATTACCTTAAAACAAAAAAGGGAAATACAACTTCGgaagatccaaaaaaaaaatgtttctaa
- the P32 gene encoding complement component 1 Q subcomponent-binding protein, mitochondrial, whose protein sequence is MSKFAKTMLRFGNSLMTVNSSSALKNVFGKRDFTRTLWHMCKNPESSGVTSQVLNVHKPSMSCSCGCGGAKHMHSKAEKELVEFLTEEILAERKTQKVKTMPTALEGFCITLDGADVELTKESNKEKVVINFNVNHTVDTEDEPELDASADKAEIGEMRSKPRFEVDIIKGNTTLSFTCSFLEGTPQEGEYNDIFGIDEMCIFQGEWNDKVYAVAGDVLDGYLYDLLMNLLEEKGISNEFVEKLSDLATAFEHSSYIGLLENLSKFTTEK, encoded by the exons atgaGTAAATTTGCAAAAACTATGCTACGTTTCGGCAATAGCTTGATGACTGTTAATTCATCAAGTGCCTTGAAAAACGTATTTGGTAAACGCGATTTTACACGAACACTCTGGCACATGTGCAAGAATCCGGAATCTTCTGGAGTAACGAGTCAAGTCTTAAATGTGCACAAACCAAGCATGAGCTGTAGCTGCGGTTGTGGCGGTGCGAAACATATGCATAGCAAAg CTGAAAAAGAACTAGTGGAATTTCTTACTGAAGAAATACTGGCTGAACGCAAAACACAGAAGGTCAAAACCATGCCCACTGCCTTAGAGGGCTTCTGTATTACTTTGGATGGCGCCGATGTAGAGTTGACCAAAGAATCGAATAAGGAAAA AGTTGTTATCAACTTTAATGTTAATCATACTGTTGATACAGAAGATGAACCAGAACTGGATGCCAGTGCTGATAAAGCTGAAATTGGTGAAATGCGTAGCAAACCGCGCTTTGAAGTAGATATAATTAAGGGCAATACAACACTTTCTTTCACATGCTCCTTTTTGGAGGGCACCCCACAAGAGGGTGAATACA ATGACATATTCGGTATTGACGAAATGTGCATTTTTCAAGGTGAATGGAATGATAAGGTGTATGCTGTAGCTGGTGATGTACTGGATGGC tatCTATATGATTTGTTGATGAATCTGTTAGAGGAGAAAGGTATCAGCAATGAATTCGTTGAAAAATTGTCAGACTTAGCAACAGCATTTGAGCACAGTTCATACATTGGTCTGTTGGAGAACCTTTCAAAGTTTACCACGGAAAAGTAA
- the LOC137246196 gene encoding uncharacterized protein, translating to MDETEFIKNFFFSTADGIISNLIENVATHYGGTADIELLKRTKRRKKPKKEENPLMKRLEEIIPEYTDDLFKEYFRMSRRTCSKLIGLIKINRAGNADYYAELTKKVLFTIWYLTTPEGFGAVGNRFGLAKSSSYKVYREILSTLYIMRKNIIKFPDRNESNKEALLFQRRSRGFPGVVGAVNMCHIPIKSPSVHRTYFCNENKRCSIILQGICDHKARFIDVYIGIPSQMNVSKGFKQSKIFKKLTDNTSPLLPPNLHIVGDSDYPLLENLMTPYRNNCQLTQEQENFNFKLMACHSINALAFAMLKSNFRRLDYLDINTPEVGKDIISATCTLHNFLIDNKEIDYRRVNTDEQTFQEENQLAYGIVEDGNASATAKRNFIAEQLL from the exons ATGGATGAGACAGAATTTATAAAGAACTTTTTCTTCAGTACTGCTGACGgaattatttcaaatttaattgaaaacGTAGCGACTCACTATGGCGGAACCGCTGACATCGAATTGCTGAAAAGGACGAAACGCCGCAAGAAACCGAAGAAAGAAGAAAACCCACTTATGAAACGGTTGGAAGAAATTATACCAGAATATACAGATGATTTATTTAAGGAGTACTTCAGGATGTCACGTCGGACATGTAGC AAATTAATAGGCTTAATAAAAATCAATAGAGCCGGGAACGCTGACTACTATGCtgaattaacaaaaaaagttcTTTTTACAATTTGGTATTTAACAACCCCAGAAGGTTTTGGCGCAGTTGGCAACCGGTTTGGCTTAGCTAAAAGTTCATCTTACAAAGTTTACAGGGAAATATTGTCTACACTCTACATCAtgcgaaaaaatattataaaatttccCGATCGAAATGAAAGCAATAAAGAGGCTTTGTTGTTCCAAAGACGTTCGCGTGGTTTTCCCGGCGTTGTTGGCGCAGTTAATATGTGCCATATACCCATAAAATCGCCTTCCGTACATCGAACATATTTTTGTAACGAAAACAAACGGTGTTCCATAATACTACAAG gtaTTTGCGATCATAAAGCGCGATTTATCGATGTGTACATTGGAATACCAAGCCAAATGAATGTATCCAAAGGTTTTAAGCAAagcaaaatctttaaaaaattaacTGACAACACATCCCCCTTGCTGCCACCAAATTTACATATAGTTGGCGACTCAGACTATCCTTTATTAGAAAACTTGATGACTCCGTATCGCAATAATTGCCAGTTAACTCAGGAACAAGAAAActttaatttcaaattaatgGCTTGCCATTCAATTAACGCACTGGCGTTTGCAATGTTAAAATCGAATTTTAGAAGGCTTGACTATTTAGATATAAATACTCCAGAAGTCGGAAAGGATATAATTTCGGCTACATGCACATTACATAACTTTTTAATCGATAATAAAGAGATAGATTATCGACGTGTTAACACGGATGAACAAACCTTCCAAGAAGAAAACCAATTAGCATATGGAATTGTTGAAGACGGAAATGCTTCTGCGACAGCGAAGAGAAATTTCATAGCAGAACAATTGCTGTAG
- the LOC137246197 gene encoding uncharacterized protein, with protein sequence MEEQWAADYRVGDCVYSIVEKGDLHSRLNADEEFLKSYVTQSTTNTELRMISAEALKKEGIMNKAPGTFKWDPKPTKLYIQLYMERHEKFRDPRTRKKDLWTEIRQHMSQAGYEVDEDTLDRKMRNMKKTYRTIKTNMNRTGTKAVRWEHFEFFDHMFGNDPTIIDPLSASTTTNFVDTSQNLPTLSSDSESAPPSPCPYEELRRKIVIKKEKHIKPNLAGVNKKRLSMLYIREKMLKIEERKAVASEELNRILRKTNQIMQERNDLLRRFLDSRGLEY encoded by the exons atggaAGAACAATGGGCTGCTGATTATCGTGTTGGAGATTGCGTTTACAGTATAGTTGAAAAAGGCGATCTACACTCAAGATTAAATGCTG atgaagaatttttgaaaagttatgtgACTCAATCGACCACTAATACAGAGTTAAGGATGATTTCTGCAGAAGCGCTTAAAAAAGAAGGAATAATGAATAAAGCACCAGGAACATTTAAATGGGATCCAAAGCCCACCAAGCTATATATTCAACTATACATGGAAAGGCACGAAAAATTTCGTGATCCAAGAACAAGAAAGAAGGATCTGTGGACGGAAATAAGGCAGCACATGTCCCAAGCTGGGTATGAGGTAGACGAGGACACACTGGACCGCAAAAtgcgaaatatgaaaaaaacttaTAGAACAATAAAGACTAATATGAATAGAACAG GTACAAAAGCTGTTAGGTGGGAACATTTCGAATTCTTTGATCATATGTTCGGTAATGACCCTACTATAATTGACCCGCTTTCTGCTTCAACCACTACCAATTTCGTTGATACGTCGCAGAATCTACCGACATTGTCCTCAGACTCTGAATCAGCGCCGCCTTCTCCATGTCCATATGAAGAGCTTCGTCGTAAGATcgtaataaaaaaagaaaaacatataAAACCCAATTTGGCTGGTGTGAACAAAAAACGCTTGTCAATGCTATACATCCgtgaaaaaatgttaaaaatagaAGAGAGAAAAGCTGTCGCAAGTGAAGAATTAAATCGCATCCTCAGAAAAACAAATCAGATAATGCAGGAGCGAAATGACTTGCTGCGAAGATTTTTAGATTCACGAGGACTAGAGTACTAA